Within the Terriglobia bacterium genome, the region CCCTGAGTCCGGAGTACCCGGAACCGCACTCGCTGGGACTGCACGATGTTCAGCTCCTGTCGGTGTCGTCGAAGGGAGAGATCGCACTGCTCACCAAGGCGCGCTACGTCGGGCATCGTCTGTTCAGCGGGACGTTGGCCCGGATGCCGATCGGCGGCGGCGCGCCGCGGGAGATATTAGAGGGTGTGCGAGAGGCGGATTTTGCTCCAGACGGAAGCGACTTGGCCATCATCCGCGACGTAGGCGGAAAGGACCGCCTCGAGTATCCCATCAGCCACGTCCTGGTCGAATACGGGGGCTACTTGAGCGACCTGCGCTTTTCGCCAAAGGGAGACAAGATCGCGTACATGCTGCATCCGTTCCGGTATGACGATCGGGGCGGCGTGGCGGTCGTCGATCTGGCCGGCAACGCGAAAGTGCTCTCCGACGGCTACTGGGGCGTCGAGGGCCTTGCGTGGTCGCGTTCGGGCGACGAGGTACTTTTCTCGGGCGGACGATCGTACAGCTCGTTCGTGGTACGCGGGGTCACGCTCTCCGGCAAGACACGCGTTGTCCGGGACAGTGCCGGCGGCTTGACGATTCACGACATCTCTGATGACGGGCGCTGGCTGGTGACGCGCGACGACATCCACCGCGAAGTGTTCGGCAATGGGCCGGACGTGAAGGGCGAGATCTCGCTGGCATTCCTGGATTACACCCAGCCGATTGCTCTGACACCCGATGGCCGCACCCTATTAATGACAGAGGAGAGCGGGATCTTCGGCGACTTCTACAGCGTGTGCATCCGTCAAACGGATGGCTCGCCTGTGGTGCGGCTGGGCGAGGGCTGGGCGGCAGATTTGTCCCCCGACGGAAAATGGGCACTCGCTCTGATCGCTCGCTCCCCGGATGAATTGTTCCTATATCCCACCGGGGCAGGCCTGGCGAAGAAGCTGTCACTGGGGGCGGTGAAAGACGTCAGCACGGCGTACTGGTTCGCCGACGGCCAGCGCATTCTGCTCTGCGGCACAGAAGCTGGACACGGTTCGCGATGCTACGTCCATGACCTCACAGCAGGTCCGCCACGCGCCGTCACTCCCGAAACCACGACCGATGGGATCCCGTCGAAAGATGGCAAGCTGGTGTTGGCGCAGGATTCAGATGGACGGTGGATTGAGTTGCCCGTCGCTGGAGGTCAGCCGCATCCGGTGACCTCGCTAAAGGCCGGTGACGGGGTGCTCCGCTGGCCCGGCACGCAATGGGTGTTGGTACGCGGACCAAAGTCGGATCTTCCGGTGCGGGTCGAGCGCGTGGACCTCGAAACCGGGAACCGGACTTTGGTACGCCAATTCGCTCCGGCAGACCTCACGGGCACAATGTCGAGCCAGTCGGTCGCCATCACGGATGACGCCAAGTGGTATGCGTACTCGATTCTGAAGCAAAACTCGACGCTGTTCGTGATCGAGCCAACCAAGTAACCGAAGCTATAATTGCGCGCACAGCCGCTCGGGGGGAGCGGGGATGGCACTCACATCAGGCACCAAGCTCGGGCCATACGAGATCGTCGGCGCATTGGGCGCGGGCGGCATGGGTGAAGTGTATCGCGCTCGCGACACGCGGCTGGACCGCTCGGTCGCGATCAAGGTCCTGCCGTCCCACCTGTCCGGTGATCCCGAGCTGCGGCAGCGCTTCGACCGGGAAGCGCGCACGATCTCCAGCCTCTCCCATCCGAACATTTGCACGTTGCACGACGTCGGCCACCAGGGTGGCGTGGACTTCCTGGTCATGGAGTACCTGGAAGGCGAGACGCTGGAGAAACGGCTGGAGCGGGGCGCCTTGCCGCCGGAGCAGACACTGAAGATCGCCATCGAAGTGGCAGAGGCGCTGGACAAGGCGCACCGTCAGGGCGTCATCCATCGCGACCTGAAGCCGGGAAATGTCATGCTAACGAAGTCGGGGGCGAAGCTGATGGACTTCGGGCTGGCCAAGCTGCGCCGGGAGCCGGTACCGGCGGTGGCGGCGCTGACAGAGATGACGGCGGCGGGGAACAAGAACCTGACCACGGAAGGCATGATCGTGGGCACCTTCCAGTACATGGCGCCGGAGCAGCTGGAGGGGCAGGAAGCGGACGTGCGCAGCGACCTGTTCGCGCTCGGTGCGGTGATTTATGAGATGGCGACTGGACGTCCAGCGTTCAGCGGCAAGACGAAGGCGAGCCTGATCGCGGCCATCCTGTCGTCGCAGCCAAAGCCGATCAGTGAGTTGCAGACGATGACACCACCGGCGCTGGACCGGGTAGTGCGCACTTGCCTGGCGAAAGACCCGGACGAGCGCTGGCAGAGCGCGCATGACATCAAGCTGCAACTGGAAGGCATCCGCGACGGTGCAGAAGTTGCGGCAGGGAAGGCACGGGCGGCCGGGCCCCTGTGGCGCTGGGCATTGCTCGCTGCGCTGCTCGCGGGGCTGGTCGGATATGCGGGCGGACGGTGGGGACGAAGCGAGCCCGCCAAAGCCCCGGTCTACCGCACAGCGCTC harbors:
- a CDS encoding protein kinase, encoding MALTAGARLGPYEIQGSIGAGGMGEVYRALDTRLSRAVAIKILPSDFSADASRLQRFAQEAQLLSTLNHPNIMAVYDVGEQDGIPYLVSELLEGETLRERMERAPLPLRKAAEYAVQMAHGLAAAHEKGIIHRDLKPENVFITTDGRIKVLDFGLAKGTRHGAAAAGDATQATVASQPGLVLGTVGYMSPEQVRGKPADARSDLFSFGTVLYEMICGQRAFHGDSSVEVMNSILKEDPPELATAERKVPPALERIIRRCLEKNPEERFQSARDVAFALEAISGTSESSSAQPALTAVVPGRWRKFAMVSALLAIACALSYVVGSRTSSTPVAENVTFRLLTFRPQAIFRVAFAPDKKAIIFSSATMGNVPEIFTLSPEYPEPHSLGLHDVQLLSVSSKGEIALLTKARYVGHRLFSGTLARMPIGGGAPREILEGVREADFAPDGSDLAIIRDVGGKDRLEYPISHVLVEYGGYLSDLRFSPKGDKIAYMLHPFRYDDRGGVAVVDLAGNAKVLSDGYWGVEGLAWSRSGDEVLFSGGRSYSSFVVRGVTLSGKTRVVRDSAGGLTIHDISDDGRWLVTRDDIHREVFGNGPDVKGEISLAFLDYTQPIALTPDGRTLLMTEESGIFGDFYSVCIRQTDGSPVVRLGEGWAADLSPDGKWALALIARSPDELFLYPTGAGLAKKLSLGAVKDVSTAYWFADGQRILLCGTEAGHGSRCYVHDLTAGPPRAVTPETTTDGIPSKDGKLVLAQDSDGRWIELPVAGGQPHPVTSLKAGDGVLRWPGTQWVLVRGPKSDLPVRVERVDLETGNRTLVRQFAPADLTGTMSSQSVAITDDAKWYAYSILKQNSTLFVIEPTK